A region from the Tahibacter amnicola genome encodes:
- a CDS encoding pyridoxal-phosphate dependent enzyme: MTAHANVASSYFADRPAASAATALPAVPARGPYPLHIETPLLESRVGDRRVQLKLENLQPARSFKLRGIGHLCQHHAANGIRRFVCSSAGNAGYAVAWAGRALGIPVTVVIPETTPDFMRQRIAALGAEVRCEGRVWDEANAVALTLAQARATAFIPPFDHPLLWAGHASLVDELARQCDTPPDTILLAVGGGGLLLGVLEGLDRVGWRNTRVVAVEPEGSASLAASLALGRVVEVPAPRSLATSLCVKRIAPALIGACKRHDVVPVTVSDADAAMACVHLAEDHGQMIEPACGAALAPLYNRHPALDGARHVVAVVCGGQVVTLRQLADWGRPSPPEATSSGSRGSGFRRKASEHTQPSAPFLRHWQTPARGLDYTLPVLSGNPAMLASLATVLIGAATAAADDGFSVGTLRFARCELATARAAATSAGWCAPLTYRRTAPRRVVAGWR; this comes from the coding sequence ATGACTGCTCACGCAAACGTAGCCTCCTCGTACTTCGCTGATCGTCCCGCAGCCTCCGCCGCGACCGCCCTGCCGGCTGTGCCGGCGCGAGGGCCGTACCCGCTGCACATCGAGACTCCGCTGCTCGAATCCCGCGTCGGCGACCGCCGCGTGCAGCTCAAGCTGGAAAATCTGCAACCGGCCCGCTCGTTCAAGCTGCGCGGCATCGGCCACCTGTGCCAGCACCACGCCGCCAATGGCATCCGCCGGTTCGTGTGTTCCTCCGCCGGCAACGCCGGCTACGCCGTGGCCTGGGCCGGCCGGGCGCTTGGGATCCCCGTCACCGTTGTCATCCCCGAAACCACGCCCGACTTCATGCGCCAGCGCATTGCGGCGCTGGGTGCGGAGGTGCGCTGCGAAGGCCGCGTCTGGGACGAGGCCAATGCCGTGGCGCTCACCCTGGCCCAGGCGCGCGCGACCGCATTCATCCCTCCGTTTGACCACCCGCTGCTGTGGGCCGGGCACGCGAGCCTGGTGGATGAACTGGCGCGGCAGTGCGATACACCGCCGGATACGATCCTGCTGGCCGTCGGCGGCGGCGGATTGCTGTTGGGCGTGCTCGAAGGCCTTGATCGGGTCGGTTGGCGCAACACGCGTGTCGTGGCCGTCGAGCCGGAAGGCTCGGCCTCGCTGGCGGCGAGCCTGGCCCTGGGCCGGGTCGTGGAGGTGCCGGCGCCGCGCAGCCTGGCGACCAGCCTGTGCGTCAAGCGCATCGCGCCGGCGTTGATCGGCGCCTGCAAGCGGCACGATGTCGTGCCCGTCACCGTAAGCGATGCCGATGCCGCCATGGCCTGCGTGCACCTGGCTGAAGACCATGGGCAGATGATCGAACCGGCCTGCGGCGCGGCGTTGGCACCGCTGTACAACCGGCATCCTGCCCTCGACGGCGCCCGGCACGTCGTCGCTGTCGTGTGCGGTGGGCAGGTGGTGACCTTGCGCCAGCTCGCTGACTGGGGGCGGCCGTCGCCGCCTGAGGCGACGTCATCCGGAAGCCGCGGGTCCGGCTTCCGGCGAAAGGCAAGCGAGCATACACAGCCGTCCGCACCGTTTCTTCGTCACTGGCAGACGCCGGCGCGAGGGCTTGATTACACTTTGCCGGTTCTGTCTGGGAACCCGGCCATGCTCGCCTCACTTGCTACTGTTTTGATTGGCGCGGCCACGGCCGCCGCGGACGACGGGTTTTCCGTCGGTACCTTGCGCTTTGCCCGCTGTGAATTGGCGACGGCTCGCGCGGCGGCCACCAGCGCGGGCTGGTGCGCCCCTTTGACGTACCGGAGGACCGCGCCACGCCGGGTGGTCGCCGGCTGGCGATGA
- the ilvG gene encoding acetolactate synthase 2 catalytic subunit, with amino-acid sequence MRTGAQHLLDALEAEGVDTIFGYPGGAIMPVYDALVDSSLRHILVRHEQGAALAADGYARASGRVGVCMATSGPGATNLLTGLANAYLDSVPMLAITGQVPTSLMGTDAFQEVDVFGMSLPVVKHSYIVRRAEDVYATVREAIAIATSGRPGPVLVDLPKDIANARAVARPRRTMTRPAVTPTDTRFTEAHTLLARSKKPLLYVGGGVGIAGAERELREFARMTGIPSVSTLKGLGACDPDETHHLGMLGMHGNPAANFAVQECDLLLVVGARFDDRATGRLATFAPDARVIHLDADPAELGKLRACDVGLVGDLRELLPRLVHPVAIRPWQRRCRVLKQQHAWRYDAPGQSIYAPALLKELSEAGGNRLIVSSDVGQHQMWVAQHWRVPYTAAHLSSGGLGTMGYGLPAAIGAQLARPGATVICVSGDGSIMMNIQELATLKRYNIPVKIVLLDNSSLGMVRQWQELFFSERYSEVDLSDNPDFAELSRAFGIPAFTIERRDQVEGAIQRLLREPGPLFCHVKINARENVWPLVPPGKSNAEMMGCAA; translated from the coding sequence ATGCGCACCGGCGCCCAGCATCTGCTCGATGCCCTCGAAGCCGAGGGTGTCGACACGATCTTCGGCTATCCGGGCGGCGCGATCATGCCGGTCTACGATGCCCTGGTCGATTCGTCGCTGCGCCACATTCTGGTGCGGCATGAGCAGGGCGCCGCGCTCGCGGCGGATGGCTATGCCCGGGCCAGCGGACGCGTCGGCGTGTGCATGGCGACCTCCGGTCCGGGTGCCACCAACCTGCTGACGGGCCTGGCCAACGCCTACCTGGATTCGGTACCGATGCTGGCGATCACCGGCCAGGTACCGACCAGCCTGATGGGAACCGATGCGTTCCAGGAAGTGGACGTCTTCGGCATGAGCCTGCCGGTGGTCAAGCACAGCTACATCGTGCGTCGTGCGGAAGATGTCTACGCGACCGTGCGCGAAGCGATTGCGATTGCCACCAGCGGCCGGCCCGGTCCGGTGCTGGTCGACCTGCCCAAGGACATCGCCAATGCCCGTGCCGTGGCACGTCCGCGTCGCACCATGACCCGCCCGGCGGTCACGCCGACGGATACGCGCTTCACCGAGGCGCATACCCTGCTGGCGCGCTCCAAGAAGCCACTGCTCTATGTCGGCGGCGGCGTGGGAATCGCGGGTGCCGAGCGTGAGCTGCGTGAGTTTGCGCGCATGACGGGCATTCCTTCGGTCAGCACGCTCAAGGGCCTGGGCGCCTGTGATCCGGACGAGACCCATCACCTGGGCATGCTGGGCATGCATGGCAATCCGGCGGCGAACTTCGCCGTGCAGGAATGCGATCTGCTGCTGGTCGTCGGCGCGCGTTTCGACGATCGCGCGACCGGCCGCCTGGCCACATTCGCCCCGGATGCGCGGGTGATTCATCTCGATGCGGACCCGGCCGAACTGGGCAAGCTGCGCGCGTGCGATGTCGGCCTGGTCGGCGATCTGCGCGAATTGCTGCCGCGACTGGTGCATCCGGTCGCGATCCGCCCGTGGCAGCGCCGCTGCCGCGTGCTCAAGCAGCAGCACGCGTGGCGCTACGACGCACCTGGCCAGAGCATTTATGCCCCGGCGCTGCTCAAGGAACTGTCGGAAGCCGGTGGCAATCGCCTGATCGTTTCCAGTGACGTCGGCCAGCACCAGATGTGGGTCGCGCAGCACTGGCGCGTGCCGTACACCGCCGCGCATCTGTCGAGCGGCGGCCTGGGCACGATGGGTTATGGCCTGCCGGCTGCCATCGGCGCACAGCTGGCGCGTCCGGGTGCGACGGTGATCTGCGTCTCCGGCGACGGCTCCATCATGATGAACATCCAGGAGCTGGCCACGCTCAAGCGCTACAACATTCCGGTGAAGATCGTCCTGCTGGACAACTCCAGCCTGGGCATGGTGCGCCAGTGGCAGGAGCTGTTCTTCTCCGAGCGCTACAGCGAAGTGGATCTGTCGGACAACCCGGACTTCGCCGAGCTGTCGCGCGCCTTCGGAATCCCGGCATTCACGATCGAACGGCGTGACCAGGTCGAGGGCGCGATCCAGCGGCTGCTGCGCGAGCCGGGCCCGTTGTTCTGCCACGTGAAGATCAACGCGCGCGAAAACGTCTGGCCGCTGGTGCCGCCGGGCAAGTCCAATGCTGAAATGATGGGGTGCGCCGCATGA
- a CDS encoding ATP-binding cassette domain-containing protein, whose translation MIEVTDLHKAFGTVKAVDGVSFVAKDGEITGLLGPNGAGKTTTLRMLYTLMTPDRGQVRVDGLDVATHADAVRRRLGVLPDARGLYKRLTSRENIEYFARLQGLDEATIAQRCAALFDALDMRDIADRRTEGFSQGQRVKTAIARALVHDPRNVILDEPTNGLDVMATRAMRTFLARLRGENRCVLFSSHIMQEVAALCDRIVVIADGKVVAAGTADELRAQTGKDNLEDAFVRIIGSDEGLAA comes from the coding sequence ATGATCGAAGTGACTGACCTCCACAAGGCCTTCGGCACGGTCAAGGCCGTCGACGGGGTGAGCTTCGTCGCCAAGGATGGCGAGATCACCGGCCTGCTCGGTCCCAACGGGGCGGGCAAGACGACGACGCTGCGCATGCTCTACACGCTGATGACACCCGATCGCGGCCAGGTCCGCGTGGATGGGCTCGACGTGGCCACGCATGCGGATGCCGTCCGCCGGCGCCTGGGTGTGCTGCCGGATGCGCGCGGTCTGTACAAGCGCCTGACCTCGCGCGAGAACATCGAATACTTCGCCCGCCTGCAGGGACTGGACGAAGCGACCATTGCACAGCGCTGCGCCGCGCTCTTCGATGCGCTGGACATGCGTGATATTGCCGATCGCCGGACCGAAGGCTTTTCGCAGGGGCAGCGCGTCAAGACGGCTATCGCGCGCGCGCTGGTGCATGATCCGCGCAACGTGATCCTGGATGAACCCACCAATGGCCTGGATGTCATGGCCACGCGGGCGATGCGCACCTTTCTGGCGCGTTTGCGCGGCGAAAACCGGTGCGTGTTGTTCTCCAGCCACATCATGCAGGAGGTCGCCGCGCTGTGTGACCGCATCGTCGTGATCGCCGATGGCAAAGTCGTGGCCGCCGGCACGGCCGACGAGCTGCGTGCGCAGACCGGAAAGGACAACCTCGAAGATGCCTTCGTGCGCATCATCGGATCGGACGAAGGACTCGCCGCATGA
- a CDS encoding ABC transporter permease has product MKTILVVFLKEVLENLRDRRTVLNALVFVPLLSPLVFMAIVKIELTRRLDQGEKTLEVSVIGAENAPNLVGFLKQQGLRIKPPVADPEAAVRQRDEDVVVRIPASYAPSWKEGAPAQVDLVFDASQRDAMTSVERMRALLQAYSGQHAAVRLLVRGINPTIATPVVVASRDVSTPQSRGEGIFGMLPYLLVVASFVGGMYLAIDTTAGERERQSLEPLLANPVPRSSILAGKLAATVAFAFASLTLTVIGFGLAGLMVPSEAIGVHLNFGPSFVFTVLLAMVPLVLLASCLQTLVAAFAKSYREAQTYLTLLMLIPTLNAMLLVITPSKAVWWMYAVPLLGQHHIVTHLVRGESVTAAQLGLCLAGGMAAALVCWLVTERVYQSEKLAVSA; this is encoded by the coding sequence ATGAAAACCATCCTGGTGGTATTTCTGAAAGAAGTGCTGGAAAACCTGCGCGACCGCCGTACCGTGCTCAACGCGCTGGTGTTCGTTCCTTTGCTTTCGCCGCTGGTGTTCATGGCGATCGTCAAGATCGAGCTGACGCGGCGCCTGGACCAGGGCGAGAAGACGCTGGAAGTCTCCGTCATCGGCGCAGAGAACGCGCCAAACCTCGTGGGATTTCTCAAGCAGCAGGGCCTGCGCATCAAGCCGCCGGTCGCGGATCCGGAGGCGGCCGTGCGCCAGCGCGATGAAGATGTCGTCGTGCGGATTCCGGCCTCGTATGCGCCATCGTGGAAGGAGGGTGCGCCGGCCCAGGTGGACCTGGTCTTTGACGCCTCGCAGCGCGATGCAATGACGTCGGTCGAGCGCATGCGTGCCTTGCTGCAGGCCTATTCGGGGCAGCACGCGGCCGTGCGGTTGCTTGTCCGCGGCATCAATCCGACGATCGCCACGCCGGTTGTTGTCGCCTCGCGCGATGTGTCGACACCGCAAAGCCGCGGCGAAGGCATCTTCGGCATGCTGCCTTACCTGCTGGTCGTGGCGAGCTTCGTCGGGGGCATGTACCTGGCGATCGACACCACCGCCGGCGAACGCGAGCGACAGTCGCTCGAGCCCTTGCTGGCGAACCCGGTACCGCGCTCGTCGATCCTGGCCGGAAAACTGGCGGCTACCGTGGCATTCGCGTTTGCCAGCCTGACGTTGACCGTCATCGGCTTCGGTCTGGCCGGCCTCATGGTGCCTTCGGAAGCGATCGGCGTGCACCTGAATTTCGGGCCCTCGTTCGTGTTTACGGTGCTGCTCGCCATGGTGCCGCTGGTGTTGCTGGCGTCGTGCCTGCAGACCCTGGTTGCCGCGTTCGCCAAGAGCTACCGCGAAGCGCAGACCTACCTCACCCTGCTGATGCTCATTCCCACGCTCAACGCCATGCTGCTGGTGATCACGCCATCCAAGGCGGTGTGGTGGATGTACGCGGTGCCACTGCTGGGCCAGCACCACATCGTCACGCACCTGGTGCGTGGCGAGAGCGTGACCGCCGCTCAACTGGGGCTGTGTCTTGCTGGCGGCATGGCCGCGGCGCTCGTGTGCTGGCTGGTGACGGAACGCGTCTATCAATCGGAAAAACTTGCGGTTTCTGCCTGA
- a CDS encoding alpha/beta hydrolase, with product MRPFDVPEDRATPGGRRLAMKLALIRSTAAEVQDDPVVFLAGGPGQAATQYYADVAEWLGFVRRYRHIVLMDQRGTGASNPLTCEAADNLFATPVTDANLEQYQAQTRDCAKALAGRADPRFYTTTDAVEDLEALRRALGGPRLNLVGVSYGTRVAQQYAMRYPEGVRSLVLDGVVPNELYVGSDNGETYDVALKARFAQCADNPECKARFGDVYASMIEVAAKLRQAPLSITYRDSDSFQIKNTAFDVHAFATLVHLYAFSAETAALLPLLIHDIGAGDAGPAMSQLDMAGKNLVRGMTPGMRMSVLCTEDLLDESRKPGYQSPLTQEDYDHWRGLCSAWPKAEMPADFHQPMRSNVPALLLSGEFDPATPARYAEQVLAGLPRGRHLVAGGQGHNVIGRGCIPKLVGRFIDKLEPETLDAGCIADIGPPPFYLDDNGASP from the coding sequence GTGCGCCCCTTTGACGTACCGGAGGACCGCGCCACGCCGGGTGGTCGCCGGCTGGCGATGAAACTGGCCCTGATCCGAAGCACTGCCGCCGAGGTCCAGGATGATCCGGTGGTCTTCCTGGCGGGAGGCCCGGGGCAGGCGGCGACGCAGTACTACGCCGATGTTGCCGAGTGGCTGGGTTTCGTGCGGCGGTACCGGCACATCGTGCTGATGGACCAGCGTGGCACGGGCGCCTCCAATCCGCTGACCTGCGAGGCGGCAGATAACCTCTTCGCCACGCCCGTGACGGATGCAAACCTCGAACAGTACCAGGCCCAGACGCGCGACTGTGCCAAGGCGTTGGCGGGTCGGGCCGACCCGCGCTTCTACACCACCACGGACGCTGTCGAAGACCTCGAAGCGCTGCGGCGGGCGCTGGGCGGGCCGCGGCTCAATCTGGTGGGGGTTTCCTACGGAACACGCGTCGCCCAGCAATACGCGATGCGGTACCCCGAAGGGGTTCGCAGCCTGGTGCTCGACGGTGTCGTGCCCAACGAGCTCTACGTCGGCTCAGACAACGGTGAAACCTACGATGTGGCGCTCAAGGCGCGCTTCGCCCAGTGCGCCGACAATCCGGAGTGCAAGGCACGCTTTGGCGATGTGTACGCGTCGATGATCGAGGTTGCCGCGAAGCTGCGCCAGGCGCCGCTATCGATCACGTACCGCGACAGCGACAGCTTCCAGATAAAGAACACCGCCTTCGACGTCCACGCCTTTGCGACACTCGTGCACCTCTACGCGTTCTCCGCGGAGACAGCCGCGCTGCTGCCGCTGCTGATTCACGACATCGGCGCGGGCGACGCAGGACCGGCGATGAGCCAGCTCGACATGGCGGGCAAGAACCTGGTGCGCGGCATGACGCCCGGCATGCGCATGTCTGTCCTGTGCACCGAAGATTTGCTGGATGAATCGCGCAAACCCGGCTACCAGTCGCCACTGACGCAGGAGGATTACGACCACTGGCGCGGCCTCTGCAGCGCCTGGCCGAAGGCCGAAATGCCGGCGGATTTTCATCAACCGATGCGCAGCAACGTGCCAGCCTTGCTGCTCTCGGGCGAATTCGACCCGGCAACGCCGGCGCGCTACGCCGAGCAGGTGCTCGCCGGTTTGCCGCGCGGCCGTCACCTGGTGGCAGGCGGGCAGGGCCACAACGTGATCGGACGCGGCTGCATTCCCAAGTTGGTCGGGCGTTTCATCGACAAGCTGGAGCCCGAAACGCTGGATGCGGGCTGCATCGCCGATATCGGTCCACCCCCGTTCTACCTCGACGACAACGGAGCGTCGCCATGA
- a CDS encoding ACT domain-containing protein, which translates to MSCSLELALDRAEGALLRVLGTIERRGWNLVTVSAASGPNVYAVKVTLDGARDPEILCRQLERLVDVQNVRLLAAEV; encoded by the coding sequence ATGAGTTGCAGCCTGGAGCTCGCGCTGGATCGGGCCGAAGGCGCGCTGCTGCGCGTGCTGGGCACGATCGAGCGGCGTGGCTGGAATCTGGTGACGGTGAGTGCGGCCAGCGGGCCGAATGTTTATGCAGTCAAGGTAACGCTCGACGGCGCGCGCGATCCGGAGATCCTCTGCCGGCAACTGGAACGGCTGGTGGATGTCCAGAATGTGCGTCTGCTGGCGGCGGAAGTCTGA